The Mustelus asterias unplaced genomic scaffold, sMusAst1.hap1.1 HAP1_SCAFFOLD_731, whole genome shotgun sequence genome has a segment encoding these proteins:
- the LOC144487311 gene encoding LOW QUALITY PROTEIN: uncharacterized protein LOC144487311 (The sequence of the model RefSeq protein was modified relative to this genomic sequence to represent the inferred CDS: inserted 2 bases in 1 codon), protein MRTDRHCHQQIGGRQPSPTRQVAPPIWYQQGAREVIFQATLGRDQCGEGFSHLSSLQTHQRVHTGERPFICSQCGEGFTRLSQLQTHQRVHTGERPFSCSQCGKGFTQLSVLQTHQRVHTGEKPFTCSQCEKGFSQLSNLQTHQRVHTGERPFTCSQCGKGFTRLSSLQSHQRVHTGERPFTCPQCGKGFSRLSDLQMHLRVHTGERPFTCSXCEKAFTDSSTLRRHQRVHTGERPFTCSQCGKGFTHLSTLRRHQRVHTGERPFTCSQCGEGFGQLSNLQRHQRVHTGERPFTCSPCGKGFSQLSDLQIHQHIHTGERPFTCSQCGKGFSQLSNLLKHQKSHKDTCTMEKPWKCADCGKGFITPSSLESHRRIHTGERPFACSDCGKGFTQLSHLRTHQRVHTGERPFICIDCGKGFTQSSNLLGHQRVHTGERPFICTECGKGFRDSSTLQKHQRVHTGERPFTCSDCGKRFRDSSTLVRHHQFHTGEKPFICSDCGKGFTQLSTLQTHQRVHTGERPFTCSQCGKGFTRSTSLLRHQRVHNC, encoded by the exons ATGCGCACTGATAGACATTGCCACCAACAGATTGGCGGCCGTCAGCCCAGCCCAACACGACAAGTTGCGCCTCCAATTTGGTACCAACAGGGTGCCCGGGAAGTTATTTTCCAGG ccacactggggagagaccagtgtggggagggattcagtcatttatccagcctgcagacacaccagcgtgttcacactggggagagaccatttatttgctctcagtgtggggagggattcactcgattatcccaactgcagacacaccagcgagttcacactggggagaggcccttcagctgctctcagtgtgggaagggattcactcagttatccgtcctgcagacacaccagcgagttcatactggggagaaaccgttcacctgctctcagtgtgagaaggggttcagtcaattatctaacctgcagacgcaccagcgtgttcacactggggagagaccgttcacctgctctcagtgtgggaagggattcactcggttatccagcctgcagtcacaccagcgagttcacactggggagaggccattcacctgccctcagtgtgggaaggggttcagtcgattatctgacctgcagatgcacctgcgtgttcacactggggagagaccgttcacctgctc gtgtgagaaggcattcactgattcatccaccctgcggagacaccagcgagttcacactggggagaggccgttcacctgctctcagtgtgggaagggattcactcatttatccaccctgcggagacaccagcgagttcacactggggagaggccgttcacctgctctcagtgtggggaggggttcggtcaattatctaacctgcagagacaccagcgagttcacactggggagagaccattcacctgctctccgtgtgggaagggattcagtcaattatctgacctgcagatacaccagcacattcacactggggagagaccattcacctgctctcagtgtgggaagggattcagtcaattatctaacctgcTAAAACACCAAAAA agtcacaaggacacctgtaccatggagaaaccatggaaatgtgcggactgtgggaagggcttCATTACTCCATCAAGCCTGGAAAGTCAtcgacgcattcacaccggggagaggccgtttgcttgctctgactgtgggaagggattcactcagttatcccacctgcggacacaccagcgagttcacacaggggagaggcctttTATCTGcattgactgtgggaagggattcactcagtcatccaacctgctcggacaccagcgagttcacactggagagaggccattcatctgcactgagtgtggaaagggattcagagattcatccactctgcagaaacaccagagagttcacactggggaaagaccattcacctgctctgattgtgggaagcgaTTCCGAGATTCCTCCACCCTGGTGAGACACCATCAGTTTCAtaccggggagaaaccgttcatctgctctgactgtgggaagggattcactcagttatccaccctgcagacacaccagcgagttcacactggggagagaccattcacctgctctcagtgtgggaagggattcactcggtcaacatccctgctgagacaccagcgggttcacaattGCTGA